CTAAATCTCTAGTTGAACGTATCTCGACATTTATAAATTTATCTACTACTTTCAATTTACCAAAAATAGCAAATTTAGCTCTAATACTTTTATCAAAATTTAAATATTTAGTTTGGTTTGGTGCGATAAATACTGAAAACCTAGAACCTTCATTTATCTTAAATAACAGCTTTAAGCTTTCACCTATATTTGAAGAGGTAATTCCCGCCACTCCGTATAACACAGCATATTTACCTTTTACTTTTTCCAAATCTATATCTGCTAACTCAAAAGTATTTATAGTATAAATATCTTGTTTAGAATACTCTCTAATACGTTTTTCTGCCATTTGTTGCTTTTTCTTCGGCATCAGACTTAAAGCATCTTCGTGATTTAATCTACCATCATTCTCTATTTTAGTAAGTAAATTTATGCAACGTTCAAGGTTTTTATTAACTATAAAATTAACCTTACTCATATCCTTTTTTGAATCACTAGCTATAAGCTCTTTGATTTTATTGTCATCAATGGGCTTACTTATTCTAGGACATAGCTCATCATGGCGATTATCTTCTGTAATAAATTCAAAATATGATTCTTGATTAGCTTTACGTACTAATTTAACTTTAGCAACACCACAATCAGGACAATAAATATTATCAAAATGTAATTTACTGTTATATTCACTTGCTTTTATAAAGCCTTTTTTATATCTGGCTACTTTCACTATTTTTCCTTTAATATATTAGTCATCCTGAACTTGTTTCAGGATCTCAATAAGTCCAATATTTATATTGAATTCAGCATGACTTTTTTATTATAAATTATTTATATTATTCAATCTTTATTTATTTCAAACCCTTTCAAAAAGTATATCTGATATGGGATGTTCTAGGCTTTGTCCTCTTTTTTCAAACTTTGTCAAAGGACGCCAGTCTGGTCTAGGAGCAAAACCAGAATATAAGTTTTTGTACTGACCGTGGTTTTCTAGCAACCCTAAAACATCTTCAGCATAAGGTAACCAATCACTAGCAAAATGCAACACTCCACCTTTATCTAATTTTCTAGCGAAAAGGTTAAGGTTAGATTGATTGACTAACCTACGTTTATTATGCTTTTTCTTATGCCATGGATCAGGAAAATATATCTGAATTGCTTTTAAAGAATTATCTTCAATCATATCTTGTAATACCACTAAAGCATCGTAGCTTATAACTTGTAAATTTGAAATACCTTTATGTTCTATCTCATATAAAATATTACCCACACCTGCCTTATGGACTTCAATTCCAAGGTAATTTTTATCTGGATTTTCTAATGCCATTTGTACAAGAGAAGTCCCCATACCAAAACCTATTTCCAAAATCACTGGATGATGGTTATTAAAAATATTAGCAAAGTTTAACTTTTGTTCTTTTCTATATTCTATCAAGTATTTTTCAGAATATATTTCTAATGCTAACTGCTGTTTTTTTGTGACTCTCCCCGCTCTTTGAACATAGCTTTTTATTTGACGCAAATTTTCTTTATGTTTATCAAACATTTTTCTAGATTTATAACAATTTTGTTAATACTATTCTATATTAAGTAAATTAAAAATAAGAGTCTAACAATGCTAATATTCTTAACTATTATAGCTTTACAAATAAGTTGCCTTATTCTACCAGGTCCAGATTTTTTTGTAACTATTAGCAACTCTATCAAATTTGGGCAAAAATATGGTATTTATACTGCCTTGGGAGTAGCTTCTGGAATATTCCTAAATACTTTCTTTGTATACTGGTTTGGCTCATTTTTACTCTACAAAGAACCTATTTTATTTAAATTTATCATACTTGTTGGTGTAGCGTATCTCGCTTATTTAGCTTTTAATCTCTATAAAAACGTTTTTACAAAAAGTCCACAAAACTCCAATGCTGAGCAATACATAAAAAACTTATATCAACTTGAAAAGCGTCCAGCTTTCAAGTTCTTTTTAAATGGAGCTTTTACCAATCTTGCTAATGCTAAAGTGGTTGTATTTTTCAGCTCTATGCTAAGCTTAGTTGATGAGCTAACAAGCTTTGAAAAAATAGCTGTCTGGTTATGTATAACTTTAACTACCGCGCTTTGGTTTTGTACAGTAGCTATATTTTTTGGCAATAGTAAATTAAGAGAAACGTTTTTCAGAGCCATAAAAAAAATAGAACTTGTTTCTGCTATTTTTATTACAACTTTTATAATAATAATTTTAGTAGAACTTTTTTAGCTTATGAAGACAAATAAATTCCATCTGCTTTTATCAGGATTTTTTTACTCTTAAATAAGCTACCTATAGCTTTTTTAAATGATGATTTACTAATACCAAATTCTTTTTTTATAAGAGCAGGGTCTAACTTATCATGAAATGCTACAAAACCGCCTTTAGAAACTAAATAGTCGTATATTTTTTGAGCATTTTTAGCAAGGTCTTTATATACTAATTGTTGCAAATTTAAATCTATTCGACCATCTTTCCGGATAGATTTAATATAGCCCTTCGTAGACTGTCCAAAGCTTAACCTTTGAAATACCTCATTTTTGTATAGTATACCCCAATGAGTATTATTTATGATTGCTTTATAACCGATATCAGTTGAGTTCCCTATAATCAGGTTAACCTCTTGATTAAGCTTAAAATCACCATCATCAAAATCTGATATAAATTTGTTTATCTTAGAAGAAGCTATAAGCTTACCATTTACTTTATCACGGTAGATATATACTAAATATGATTTCCCAACCTCAAAAGGTCTATGTTGCTCAGCTAAAGGTACAAGCAAATCTTTTTCTAAACCCCAATCTAGAAACGCTCCTATATTAATAATTGATTTGACTGGTAAAAAAGCAATTTCACCAACAACAGCTACTTTTTTTGTAGTAGCCATAAGCTCAGACTTAGAATTTTCGTATAAAAGTACATTTATAGTATCTCCTACACTCAAATCATTTTCTAACTCTTTTTTAAGTAAAGTTGCAACGCCTAATTCTACAGCATCAAGATGTAATATATACTCATGAACATCTATAACTCTTAAATTATGATAGTTTCCTAAAGTAATCAAATTAATTTCTCAGTAAAAATTCTTATGCTTTAATTATAACACTGGTTAAACTGTTGATATAGATAAATAGAGTTCCGTATCTTATAGACAAGATATTGAGTTTGCAATTAGAGCTAAAAACATTTAGTTTACAATTAAATACTGTATGTCTATTATTCATATAAAAATGTTTTCTCAAAATCTAAAAAAGGTAGGTAGATGTGAAAAGAATCATAACAATTTTAATCTTAGTATTTTGTATACAAATAGTATTAGCTAATAATGCTAAAATTGCAGCAATACAACTTACCGCAAAACAACAATCATTTGAAGAGCTAAAGCAAAGTATAACTAACTATGCAACCAAAGCTAAAAAGCAAGGAGCTAATATTATAGTTTTCCCCGAAGACGATATGCTAAATCTTATTTACAACGAGCCTTGGAGCAAAGATAGTTTGGTCAAACTATCAAAGTTTTATGTCCAAATTAAAGATTTTGTCTCAGACCTATCTAGAAAGCTAGATGTATATATCGTAGCTGGATCTACTGTTAAGCAAAAAGATCAAAAACTTTACAATACAGCTTTGGTTGGTTTGCCTAGTGGTTACGTCATAGAACAAGATAAAATATACCTAACGCCGAGTGAGCGAAAAGTTGGTTATACTGGTAGTGGTAACGATATATTAGTACTAAATACAAAATTTGGACGAGTCGCTATTTTAATTTGTTACACTAGCGAATTTGCTAATATTTCTTTAGCTCTGAGTCAAATTGAACCAGACATTATAATTGTGCCATCATATACAGATGATATTTATGGTTTAAACCGTATTCAAACAGCTATAAAAATGTTATCCATACAAAACTACTCTTACGGCGTAGCTGTTGGCATGGTTTCTAACCTTGATAAAAACAATCTAGAAAATGCTGATGGTGTTGCTCAAATACTATTTACGAGCCCTCAGCAAAAAGAATTTCCCACGGGAGAAATCGCTAAAGGTAAGTTTAATTATGAGCAGATGCTTATTGAAGATTTTGATATTAGTAAGCTACATTTAGCTAGAGAAAACTATACAGCATATCCAAACAAAGATGCTAAAGATATGCAGAAAAACCTTTCTATAAAAAGTTTTAATTTCAGATAACTAAAAAAGCTTAGACTCACTTAAGTCTAAGCTTTTACATCTAAAACAACACCTTACCCCAACCGAGTTTTTCACGTAAAGTATCATAATAATTATAGTTTTCTGTATGAAGCACTGAAACCTTTTTACTAGCTTTTCTAATAGTAACCTTTTGCTCAGACTTTAAAATAATATCATGACGCCCATCTATACTTAGTACAGGTTCAGGATCATTATAATCAGTTATATAAATATCTATAATACTATCATCTGAAATTACTAGTGGTCTGCTATTTAATGAATGTGAACATACTGGTACTAAAACCATACTGTTTTGATTAGGATTAAGTATTGGTCCACCTGCTGACATTGCATGGGCTGTAGAACCTGTTGGTGTAGCTACTATTAACCCATCCCCTCTTTGGTCAAAAGCATAGCCACCATCAATAAAAACTTTCAACCCAAACATTCGACCTCTACTAGCTGTTATAGCTATTTCGTTTAAGGCTATTGAAGCTTCTAATGGAGCCTCAACATTATCGACTCGACACTTTAACATAGCCATCTTAGAAAGTGTACTTTTGCCTTTTAAAATATCTATTAGATCACCTTGTAAACCTCTACTATCAGACGTAATAGTTGTTAAAAACCCAAGCTTCCCCTTGTTAACGCCTATAACTGGTATATTGCTATATAATGCCAAGACTCTAGATACTTGTAGAAAATTTCCATCCCCACCTATTATTATGGCAACATCACAGTTTAAAGCTATATCTTTCAGGCACATTTTTGGGGTGTCTTTTAGAGCTAGGTTATGACTAGATTCACGCTCGATTATCACATCTAAACCCAAATCATTTAGTTGAGAGCATAATCCCTGTATCGTTTCACCAACCTCTTTTTTATGATGCTTTCCAATAATAGCTATTTTTTTATATACAAATGACATCTTTAAGTATCTTTAAAAACTACTATTAAGATTATAACAAAAAGGGCTTTTATCAACTAAACTTTTATGGATTTTTAGAAAGATACAAGCTAAAGTATTAGCTACAAATATAAATCAAGTACTTATAATGGATAAGAAAAATTTACTAACTAGTATAATAATACCTGTCAAAGATGAGTCAGAAGGTTTAGAGCAACTTTTTTCAAGGCTTATACCTATAGCTGAGCAATTACCAACCAAATATGAATTAATATTTGTCAATGATGGTAGTACAGATAGCACACTAGAGCTACTTTTAGAGAAACAAAAAAATCATAACGAGGTAAAAGTCATAGACTTATCACGTAACTTTGGCAAAGAATCAGCCCTTTATGCAGGTTTTGCGAACTGTAGCGGAGATGCTGCTATCTCTATAGACGCTGACCTACAAGACCCACCTGAATTAATATTAGAAATGGTAGACTATTGGTTAAAAGGCTATGAAGTTGTTACAGCTGTCAGAGAAAATCGAGATACAGATACTGCTGCAAAAAAAGGTTCTGCGGGGCTTTTTTATAAGTTAATGAATAGAATAAGTGAAACTAAACTAACGCCAAATGCTGGTGATTATCGATTATTAAACAGAGCAGCTATTAATGCTTTCTTAGAGCTTAAAGAAAAAGTACGTTTTAATAAAGGTTTACTTAGTTGGATAGGCTTTCATGAAAAGCTTGTCTACCATACTAGGGAAGGACGTGCTGCTGGGCAAACTAAATGGAATTATTGGAAACTATTCAAATTTTCTATAGATGGAATTACTAGCTTTAGTAAAGCACCTCTAGAAATATGGTCTTATTTAGGTGTATTTATTGCATTCATGAGCTTTATATATGGCTCTTTCATCATATTAAAATCGTTGATTTTTGGTATAAGCGTACCAGGTTATCCATCGTTAGTTACTTTTATACTATTTTTTAGTGGTCTACAAATGATTGGTATAGGCATGCTTGGAAGCTATATAGGTAGGATATTTATAGAAACAAAACAACGACCTTTATATATAGTTAGAAAAGTGTATTTTGACGATAAATCATGAAATTGAAATAATCCACTTCAAATAATTTATCTATTTAACAAAACTTAAAGTAATCAATTATGAATAAAAAGACTTTCTTTGACATAATTTTTATAATAGGGCTTACACTCTTCGCTTTTTGTCTATATGGCTTACCTGCTCTTTACTCACCAGATGAATCACGATACGCAGAGGTCGCCAGAGAAATGTACACTAACCATAACTATATAGTTCCATACATCAATGGTATAATATTTTTTCATAAACCACCATTAGTCTATTGGTTTACGGCTTTATTTGTTAGCATATTTGGCGAGAACACTTGGGCCGTAAGGCTTGGTAATCCTTTACTTGTTTGTTGTTGTTTAATATTTTCATATTTTACTATTAAAACTATTTTCCAAAACAGAAAATTAGCTATCCTCTCTATAGTAATATTTACTACTAGCTTACTAACACTTTTTTCTGGTAGATACTTAAGTATGGATCTAGCTGTTAGTGTGTTTTTAAATATGAGTATACTTTCATACATGCTGAGCTTAAAGTATGAATCGAACTATAAAAAAAGTAGTTTATGGCTATTTATGACTTTTTCATTCTCTGGTCTAGCTGTAATGTCTAAAGGCTTAATTGGTATAGTTTTTCCAATAGCTATAATTTACTTATATAATATAGTGATGCTTGATTTTAAGAGACTTTTTGACTATAGACTATATATAGGAATCCTAATTAGTATTTTAATTTCTGTTCCATGGATTTTAGCTGTAAATTCGCAATATCCTGGGTTTGCTTACTACTATATAGTTGTAGAACAAATATTAAGGTTTGCTACAAATGAACAAAACCGCGAAGTCTCAATAATTATCTGTCTTTTTATATTTACTATTAGCTTCTTTCCTTGGTTTGGCTTATTAATAAAAATATTTAAGGACCTATTCTCAAGAAAGTTCTTTAAAAATAGAAAACTATATAAAAAAGAATATTTTCTTTTAATCTGGGGCGGATTCATATTGTTATTTTTTTTAACATCAAAATCTTTTATGCCTCTTTATTTTACAAACCTCATAATGCCTTTTTCTATATTAATAGGTATACATTTATTAAGGACCTTAAGCACTAACGTTTTAGATAGACTAGACAAATTTACCTTTCTATCTTCAATAGTACTTTTTGTTTTCCTGGCTATTACAGGTTTAATCATTATATTCTTACCACTATCACGACCTTTTCTATATCAGCAAGTAGGATATTTAGGTTTAACCAGTATAGTATGTTTAGCTATTGCATACTTAAGTTTCAAAGCATTAAAAAAACAAAATATAAAAAAACTTATAATCCTATTTTCTATTGGTAGTATAGTATTAGCAAATTTAGGGTTTGCTGCTGGCGAATATATCTCAAGAAAAAATGTAAAAGTCTTTGCAGAAAAAATAAATAGTATACAATCGTCATATAATGAAAAAATAGAAATTTATAACTTTGATTATTTCTATGAAATACCATTTTACACAAACCAAACAACTTGGACTATAGGGGATGGAGGGCAACTCGCTCCTGTCTTAAATTTTCCGCATTCTGGAGCTAACAATCATATAATTTCGACTGATGATTTCTATATAAAATGGAATTCTACAGATATATTATCCTTTACCGTAATTCGCAATAAATCCTTAGATTCATTCAAATCTAGGGTTAAAAAAGATAGATTCTTCATAATAGACCAAACCCCAAAAAATACTCTTATAGCTAATCAAAAAATAAGCTAAATAATGGGACTGCTGCAAGCCGGAATTAGATGGGTGGTAACAAGGCAAAAATATTCGAAAAAGCGCAGTTTACATGTAGTAAATGAGCATTTTGAGAATGTTTTTAACACAGTTAGAAACATATAATTTTAGTTTGCAACACTCCCATAATTTAAGGCTTCAAACGAATACCTTTATTTAACAAATACCAAGATAGATAATATAAAACAAAAGTAAAAAACACTATTGCAGAAAATGCTATATATGGATTTACCGTAGAAATACCTATAAAGCCATATCTAACAAAATCAACTATATAAAATAGTGGATTACATGCTGATAAAAAGTGCCAAAATCCTGATAAATTGTTTATATCGTAAAAAACACCACCTAAGTAAATAAGAGGAGTAAGTACAAATGTTGGGAAAATAGTAGTGTCATCAAACTTTTGTGAAAATATAGCATTTAGTAATCCGCCCAGAGAAAATAATGCTCCACAAAATATAAAACCAGCCAACACTAAAATAAAGCTATGAACGGTAGTAAAACCACCTAAAATAAAAGCCGCTATACTTACAAAAACTCCAACTAAAAATCCTCTAAATATTCCTCCAGAAATATACCCTAGTACAATTATATGATTGTTAACTGGAGAAACTAAAAGCTCCTCTATAGCTCTGCTAAAACGTATACCAAAGAATGAGCTAACCACATTGCCATAAGAGTTCTGGATCACAGCCATTATTATTAAACCAGGGGTAATGTATTGCATATAAGTAATACCATCATGCATATCACCTATACGTGCTCCTACAACTTTACCAAATATCAAAAAATATAAAACAATTGTTATCACGGACGGTAAAAGAGTTTGTGGCCAAATTCTAAAAATCCTTTTGCTCTCACGATTAAAAATTGTTACATACATTATCCAATAATCTCGAATGCTCATTTTACCCACCTACTTATTTCTTGCTACGTCTATAAATAGCTGTTCTAGTTTAGCTGATTTTGTTCTAACATCTAAAACTTCTAAATTATATTTTGTACTCAACTCAGAGAAAATATTATTTAAAATAGCCCCCCTGCTTACCTCCACCTCTAAAGTGTAATCATCTATTGGTTTAGCTGTTCCAGATTCAAGCTGTATATCATCACTACATTTAGACTTTAAATCAAAAATATACGTATGTTTATCCGCTGATTTTAGAAAGGTTTTCATATCTGTGTTTATATGTAGTTTTCCTTTATGAATCAAAGCAATATGGTTACACATAGACTCAGCCTCTTCTAAGTAATGTGTAGTTAAAATCACAGTTAAACCTTCTTTATGAAACTGCGAAATCATTTCCCAAAGGGAATTCCTAAGCTCAACATCAACACCTGCTGTCGGTTCATCTAATATCAGTAGTTTAGGCTTATGAATTAAAGCTCTAATAACCATAAGCCTTCTTTTCATCCCTCCAGATAAAAATCTCACTTGTGTATTACGTTTATCGTATAAATCTACTTTTTTTAGTAATTCTTCCGCATATGGCTTAGCTTGTTTTTTTGAAATGCCAAAAAATCCGGCTTGAGTTATTAAAATACTAATAGGTGTCTCAAAGATATTTAAGTTAATCTCTTGTGCCATAAAACCTAAGTGCTTACGAGCCTGATTAAAATTAGTATCTATGTCATAGCCAAATATTTTAATTTTTCCAGACGTTTTATTTACAAGTGAAGATATCATCCCTAAAGTAGTAGATTTACCTGCCCCATTTGGACCTAACAAAGCAAAAAAATCTCCTTTTTCGACGTTAAAGCTAATTTCATCAACTGCTTTTAATCCGCTCTTGTAAACTTTGCTCAGATTTATTATTTCAAGGGCTTTTTCTTTTGACATATAATCCAAGTCGCATTATTTGATAAATATTAAGCAAATTATACCATTTCAGTATATGTTATACATAAAATACTTAAAAATGCGGGACTTATATCAAAGTATTTTTTAGTCTAGTCAACTAATTTTGCTAAAAATAGATGTAAATATCATAACACCAACAACTATTATAAATATTGGTCTGACTAAATTTGACCCTCTTAATATAACCATTTTTGAGCCTGTCCAGCCACCAAAAAAACTTCCCAAAGCCATCATCAAACCATAAAATATATTTACATGACCAGATATTGTAAATATAACTAGTGAGAATAAATTACTTTTTAAATTAAGTACTTTAGCGTATCCTGAGGCTTGTAAAAATGTATACCCTAAAAAATAAACTATAGCGATAATCCAAAAGTTACCCGTCCCGGGGCCAAAAAAACCGTCATAAGCACTTAGTAAAAAGCCAAAAATAGTAAAAAATGCTACTTCTGACATCCTTTTTTTACCAACATTCACCCCTAAGTTTTTATTAAAAATACTAAACAAGAAAACTACAACCAAAAGCACTGGTACAATATAGCTCATAAACTCATTGTTAATAACTAGTGCCATCATGGTACCGAAACATGCTCCTATAAATCCAGCTATTAATCCCCTAATAACAGTTTTGAAGTCTATAAGCCCACTTTTATAGTATTTGAAAGTAGCCATTGCTGTACCAATGCTAGCTTGTAGCTTATTAGTGCCAAGTGTAACTGTAATAGGTAAACCAACCATACTCAAAGCAGGAATACTTATGAGTCCACCTCCACCAGCTATAGCATCTATAAAGCTTGCTAAAAAACCCATTGAAACTATAAATATACATAACAAGAAAAAGTGATCTGCTAAAAACTCTTGCATACTTACTCCTTAATATGGATAGCAAGCCAAATAGTTGGATCATCTGTATAAGTTACCCAATGCTTGCTATTTTTAGGAATAAACAGATACTCTCCTTGCTTTAACGTATACTCTTTATCTTCTAATTTAAGCTTTGCATTACCTTTTAATACTAGCACCCATTCATCATGTTGTTGAATATAAGGTGTATCTGTAGAAGTTACTTGACCATATGAAATTATCTTTTCAATTTTAATGTTTTTAGCGTTTAATAAATCGATAAACTTTTCATCTTTAGAAAAGTTAGGAATTACATCAAATAAATTATCTTCCATATTTATCTACAACTTAAAAACTTCACACGTATTTTTATATGTTTGTTGGAAAAGTTTATTAAGACTCTCTCCTCTTAAGCAAGCTAAAAATTCTGCCACGTACTTTACATACTCTGGATAATTTGGCTTACCTCTAAATGGTACTGGTGTTAAATAAGGAGCATCTGTCTCAATAAGGATTCTATCTAATGGTAGTTTTTTAGCTGTTTCTTGGATATCCTTGGCGTTTTTAAAAGTCAAAATCCCAGAAAATGAAATATACATACCCATATCTACAGCTTTTTTTGCCATATCATAATCTTCTGTAAAGCAATGTAGAATCCCTCCACACTTTTCTATACTTTCTGATTTTAGAATATCTAAAGTATCTTGCTTAGCTGCTCTTGTGTGGATAATTACTGGTTTAGCAACTTCTATCGCTGCTTGGATATGATTTACAAACTTTTCAATTTGTCTAGCTCTAGTGTCTTGATTATTGTAATAATAGTCTAAACCAGTCTCTCCCATAGCTACACATTTAGGATGGTTAGATTTAATAATTAGTTCATC
Above is a window of Allofrancisella inopinata DNA encoding:
- a CDS encoding TSUP family transporter, whose product is MQEFLADHFFLLCIFIVSMGFLASFIDAIAGGGGLISIPALSMVGLPITVTLGTNKLQASIGTAMATFKYYKSGLIDFKTVIRGLIAGFIGACFGTMMALVINNEFMSYIVPVLLVVVFLFSIFNKNLGVNVGKKRMSEVAFFTIFGFLLSAYDGFFGPGTGNFWIIAIVYFLGYTFLQASGYAKVLNLKSNLFSLVIFTISGHVNIFYGLMMALGSFFGGWTGSKMVILRGSNLVRPIFIIVVGVMIFTSIFSKIS
- a CDS encoding TatD family hydrolase, coding for MIIDSHCHLNYLKLQDIDLEQVIKNAKSVGVEKIISIAVAWHEIDEIQQIAENFESVYFSVGVHPSELDTYQPNVDELIIKSNHPKCVAMGETGLDYYYNNQDTRARQIEKFVNHIQAAIEVAKPVIIHTRAAKQDTLDILKSESIEKCGGILHCFTEDYDMAKKAVDMGMYISFSGILTFKNAKDIQETAKKLPLDRILIETDAPYLTPVPFRGKPNYPEYVKYVAEFLACLRGESLNKLFQQTYKNTCEVFKL
- a CDS encoding CvfB family protein, producing the protein MITLGNYHNLRVIDVHEYILHLDAVELGVATLLKKELENDLSVGDTINVLLYENSKSELMATTKKVAVVGEIAFLPVKSIINIGAFLDWGLEKDLLVPLAEQHRPFEVGKSYLVYIYRDKVNGKLIASSKINKFISDFDDGDFKLNQEVNLIIGNSTDIGYKAIINNTHWGILYKNEVFQRLSFGQSTKGYIKSIRKDGRIDLNLQQLVYKDLAKNAQKIYDYLVSKGGFVAFHDKLDPALIKKEFGISKSSFKKAIGSLFKSKKILIKADGIYLSS
- a CDS encoding NAD(+)/NADH kinase, giving the protein MSFVYKKIAIIGKHHKKEVGETIQGLCSQLNDLGLDVIIERESSHNLALKDTPKMCLKDIALNCDVAIIIGGDGNFLQVSRVLALYSNIPVIGVNKGKLGFLTTITSDSRGLQGDLIDILKGKSTLSKMAMLKCRVDNVEAPLEASIALNEIAITASRGRMFGLKVFIDGGYAFDQRGDGLIVATPTGSTAHAMSAGGPILNPNQNSMVLVPVCSHSLNSRPLVISDDSIIDIYITDYNDPEPVLSIDGRHDIILKSEQKVTIRKASKKVSVLHTENYNYYDTLREKLGWGKVLF
- a CDS encoding LysE family translocator, with translation MLIFLTIIALQISCLILPGPDFFVTISNSIKFGQKYGIYTALGVASGIFLNTFFVYWFGSFLLYKEPILFKFIILVGVAYLAYLAFNLYKNVFTKSPQNSNAEQYIKNLYQLEKRPAFKFFLNGAFTNLANAKVVVFFSSMLSLVDELTSFEKIAVWLCITLTTALWFCTVAIFFGNSKLRETFFRAIKKIELVSAIFITTFIIIILVELF
- a CDS encoding ABC transporter ATP-binding protein; protein product: MSKEKALEIINLSKVYKSGLKAVDEISFNVEKGDFFALLGPNGAGKSTTLGMISSLVNKTSGKIKIFGYDIDTNFNQARKHLGFMAQEINLNIFETPISILITQAGFFGISKKQAKPYAEELLKKVDLYDKRNTQVRFLSGGMKRRLMVIRALIHKPKLLILDEPTAGVDVELRNSLWEMISQFHKEGLTVILTTHYLEEAESMCNHIALIHKGKLHINTDMKTFLKSADKHTYIFDLKSKCSDDIQLESGTAKPIDDYTLEVEVSRGAILNNIFSELSTKYNLEVLDVRTKSAKLEQLFIDVARNK
- the trmB gene encoding tRNA (guanosine(46)-N7)-methyltransferase TrmB: MFDKHKENLRQIKSYVQRAGRVTKKQQLALEIYSEKYLIEYRKEQKLNFANIFNNHHPVILEIGFGMGTSLVQMALENPDKNYLGIEVHKAGVGNILYEIEHKGISNLQVISYDALVVLQDMIEDNSLKAIQIYFPDPWHKKKHNKRRLVNQSNLNLFARKLDKGGVLHFASDWLPYAEDVLGLLENHGQYKNLYSGFAPRPDWRPLTKFEKRGQSLEHPISDILFERV
- a CDS encoding cupin domain-containing protein produces the protein MEDNLFDVIPNFSKDEKFIDLLNAKNIKIEKIISYGQVTSTDTPYIQQHDEWVLVLKGNAKLKLEDKEYTLKQGEYLFIPKNSKHWVTYTDDPTIWLAIHIKE
- a CDS encoding nitrilase-related carbon-nitrogen hydrolase, with the protein product MKRIITILILVFCIQIVLANNAKIAAIQLTAKQQSFEELKQSITNYATKAKKQGANIIVFPEDDMLNLIYNEPWSKDSLVKLSKFYVQIKDFVSDLSRKLDVYIVAGSTVKQKDQKLYNTALVGLPSGYVIEQDKIYLTPSERKVGYTGSGNDILVLNTKFGRVAILICYTSEFANISLALSQIEPDIIIVPSYTDDIYGLNRIQTAIKMLSIQNYSYGVAVGMVSNLDKNNLENADGVAQILFTSPQQKEFPTGEIAKGKFNYEQMLIEDFDISKLHLARENYTAYPNKDAKDMQKNLSIKSFNFR
- a CDS encoding glycosyltransferase family 2 protein, which codes for MDKKNLLTSIIIPVKDESEGLEQLFSRLIPIAEQLPTKYELIFVNDGSTDSTLELLLEKQKNHNEVKVIDLSRNFGKESALYAGFANCSGDAAISIDADLQDPPELILEMVDYWLKGYEVVTAVRENRDTDTAAKKGSAGLFYKLMNRISETKLTPNAGDYRLLNRAAINAFLELKEKVRFNKGLLSWIGFHEKLVYHTREGRAAGQTKWNYWKLFKFSIDGITSFSKAPLEIWSYLGVFIAFMSFIYGSFIILKSLIFGISVPGYPSLVTFILFFSGLQMIGIGMLGSYIGRIFIETKQRPLYIVRKVYFDDKS
- a CDS encoding phospholipid carrier-dependent glycosyltransferase — translated: MNKKTFFDIIFIIGLTLFAFCLYGLPALYSPDESRYAEVAREMYTNHNYIVPYINGIIFFHKPPLVYWFTALFVSIFGENTWAVRLGNPLLVCCCLIFSYFTIKTIFQNRKLAILSIVIFTTSLLTLFSGRYLSMDLAVSVFLNMSILSYMLSLKYESNYKKSSLWLFMTFSFSGLAVMSKGLIGIVFPIAIIYLYNIVMLDFKRLFDYRLYIGILISILISVPWILAVNSQYPGFAYYYIVVEQILRFATNEQNREVSIIICLFIFTISFFPWFGLLIKIFKDLFSRKFFKNRKLYKKEYFLLIWGGFILLFFLTSKSFMPLYFTNLIMPFSILIGIHLLRTLSTNVLDRLDKFTFLSSIVLFVFLAITGLIIIFLPLSRPFLYQQVGYLGLTSIVCLAIAYLSFKALKKQNIKKLIILFSIGSIVLANLGFAAGEYISRKNVKVFAEKINSIQSSYNEKIEIYNFDYFYEIPFYTNQTTWTIGDGGQLAPVLNFPHSGANNHIISTDDFYIKWNSTDILSFTVIRNKSLDSFKSRVKKDRFFIIDQTPKNTLIANQKIS
- a CDS encoding ABC transporter permease; protein product: MSIRDYWIMYVTIFNRESKRIFRIWPQTLLPSVITIVLYFLIFGKVVGARIGDMHDGITYMQYITPGLIIMAVIQNSYGNVVSSFFGIRFSRAIEELLVSPVNNHIIVLGYISGGIFRGFLVGVFVSIAAFILGGFTTVHSFILVLAGFIFCGALFSLGGLLNAIFSQKFDDTTIFPTFVLTPLIYLGGVFYDINNLSGFWHFLSACNPLFYIVDFVRYGFIGISTVNPYIAFSAIVFFTFVLYYLSWYLLNKGIRLKP